Proteins encoded within one genomic window of Komagataella phaffii GS115 chromosome 3, complete sequence:
- a CDS encoding Proteosome activator subunit — translation MPKLKHPKPLSFNNPAVGSPLKTVFSSVDLPSEEDQDDSVKILSDLEFYHLDYPNNVDFTDKGSPYFALDKPPTLYLPKKLPYAIESVHDQARYLSHIVKHLFIAINTLDFRNAIPLTAKDLHNSSSIAQESQLEYRDEENFVDNEEDDFEDDNGDIDECIEEHLLGSSTPASQVQPKSASIVSLKNWTIELLSFIKMKGIIPLDLRIKLIRTFYGINLVQGQNLQLNLYLHLFKVLCKDQKMLKNLHLPWLQLMKQLENYYPHADFNYDSGDRKQFNKLLKLATYANPFFDEKDIPEITERILSNFTSQTHHTVLVVLNSMLPIKVEREYIPTLFFIWERIPPSKSTTELVSILGKVTEEALVAIAQEDKQSLGLYGVFTQKQFETIMYHLVPSLKIYPQSTSIMHSKSSKSNTLFKAYAQIIINSITKDNYEFILDKLSTILSVMANYAHPSNPGVWSSSIAKLCHALCLQLYRRHLQETNKYPHKMKSLTALPSSIKLNGVITDKIIVKLMKVITIGTQSRNNEVVKTYTACLSLLGFINPNVVLDNVITDIYTSFDTVNSSHRLAVALKQCTVLARYMAITPVYRLHLIRLMSLFLEAIDSNDLSKSYLALQFFAATSLSVPFHDLSGQSEASDGGMLAMELTSQHVSYLESCFFSPGDHEEFPIDKELESLAVKSATSSFTLFIKQFFSQLTKLLENLPKPDPNTDNIELKIVNFIPVAIGIIFNSLSIDLFRIFAKEFLEYILENINHEITDVYLNILACIINRDAEYQVPKFYHNLIPRIKLEINENGAGKIIGSSDDISSRDRALAWYVSLLGATMENAHEELLKLADDVLEITEFIMDECTGSAALVFGPNLLTSILSTLTKSSMTEKLLIPAYLLDKIDESYWGAFQFDYKMKYLEDKNFTTFKWFLPTEETVEFAVKLLEIHVQKALKNLENLKETHQSTVFQNEFRRNVSYIGWALFGVAELFDPAFSNESDDKLENFKGRETPITVSRNETPVGSSPTGSNAKDEDSNLDCFENVPISSYKEGSKEADEDEEGSEYEVFSKENSVTPENETSLEDSPSGICPSLTSRDSKLYRCNYFFGDSKFTKESSPLYHKIHQIRLSIGESLHDICNFLIQYHEADVAAFKSLSSLFAVYICDVGVDTYIQTGKTKDSYRFLTSLYNLPRLRKPYSRPIIGERIELFHQQRLSTFGGTRIVNSIEKQLVHDLVRLSMSVYSDIGLMAQNCLLLVNKKLIGTLGTIVSGLNIVSKAIDDNDDLKIERSLSFFYLKGVRNKIQSNYVELTRYIKLLLLCLKRSNSIIYDKATHLFKAVVSAWSLPSSVCNLDFELINSIKPPSDLFVESQINILRIAKESKRKINAFHIHKLETELYNSYWENDKSWQIQYLILKLLIQIENEYEHKDFSSDVIELIINNCSNEHPLLSDLCLCSSVSIVNKFVNLSLYEHNLSNMHDVDYLVKEFTRIDTTPKKENGNNYINEYLAEVHNLESPKYFFDNKIGTNSLFWSRDLIAIKGDNLSSNELDLTPKEQELFRRLGQNVMSKEWFYNIFKTMVQGLEQNPNFRSSHVYFTVNVIQMIVNNYVPASKLCVQDIIDLIDLIYVKDEKATHVLTMELIIGLILGYKIADQKYKDIVCEQVLGRFEKIICNDLSPDTYPVWSILSWWLPQHLDVRRYPKIFKFFTDFKFENTDERSSFGTHSRLGLLKYFISSLGKRYPLNETTFDNLIGNMNSSFSKVRIQVSLILSMLTFIGIARNPSSTFQEFLVNVKNDEENVETHLGIVEPYKSALSSCFERIESLRKATIDMNSQDVARNDYIYVSKTFIKYMDSLFFTQESAAIQAKSIVPYIQFLFKLDERKDVCYLSQISPMQSYLLLPFSLSNGKPLQLVLQSLLNLHDISQDPLWHQILSILDFTKSIFYLKYLILNTEQHMELVNFVAKFLFHGNSEVRTSAAKVLSGMIQTLSDSEVEYLISNNLADYLKGLTADKKKYLKLKTKPKSSKSEDPKKDLPLLLNELHGYTLGIGSYLQAFPYISPIPPWIPQSLSILANNSVSVEGIVGKTAKDLLSTFKKTRQDTWHIDSKFFGQDQLEDLEGVLWKSYFI, via the coding sequence ATGCCTAAGTTGAAGCACCCCAAACCACTGAGCTTCAATAACCCTGCGGTGGGCTCGCCATTGAAGACCGTCTTTTCGTCTGTTGACTTGCCGTCGGAAGAAGACCAGGATGATTCTGTGAAGATACTATCAGATTTGGAATTCTACCACCTTGACTACCCTAACAATGTCGATTTCACAGATAAAGGATCACCCTATTTCGCTTTAGATAAACCACCCACTTTGTATCTACCAAAGAAGTTGCCTTATGCTATAGAATCAGTCCACGATCAAGCCCGGTATCTGAGCCATATCGTTAAGCATTTATTCATTGCCATCAATACTTTAGATTTTCGGAATGCAATTCCTCTCACAGCCAAAGATTTGCACaattcctcttcaattgcCCAAGAAAGTCAATTAGAGTACagagatgaagagaatTTCGTGgacaacgaagaagatgactTTGAGGACGACAACGGtgacattgatgaatgCATTGAAGAACATTTGCTAGGTTCCTCTACTCCTGCATCACAAGTTCAACCAAAATCTGCTTCGATAGTGagcttgaagaattggacTATAGAATTGCTGTCATTCATCAAGATGAAAGGAATTATACCCTTAGACCTTAGAATCAAGCTCATCAGGACGTTTTACGGAATAAACTTGGTTCAGggtcaaaatcttcaactaAATCTTTATCTGCATTTATTCAAAGTACTTTGCAAGGATCAAAAGATGCTTAAAAATCTGCATTTGCCCTGGTTGCAATTGATGAAACAGTTAGAGAATTACTACCCTCATGCCGATTTTAACTATGACTCAGGAGATCGCAAACAGTTCAATAAGCTACTGAAACTAGCCACTTATGCTAACCCCTTTTTTGATGAGAAAGACATTCCTGAAATTACAGAACGAATCCTATCGAACTTTACCAGTCAAACTCACCATACGGTTCTTGTTGTTTTAAACAGCATGTTGCCCATCAAAGTAGAAAGAGAATATATCCCCACATTGTTTTTCATTTGGGAGAGAATCCCACCTTCAAAGTCGACGACCGAGCTTGTTTCAATATTAGGTAAAGTTACGGAAGAAGCTTTGGTGGCTATTGCCCAAGAAGATAAGCAGAGTTTGGGACTCTATGGTGTGTTTACCCAGAAGCAGTTTGAAACTATCATGTATCACTTGGTTCCTAGCCTCAAGATTTATCCCCAATCTACTAGTATAATGCATTCTAAGAGCTCCAAGTCTAACACACTATTCAAAGCATACGCTCAAATAATCATCAACTCAATTACCAAGGATAATTACGAATTCATTCTTGATAAACTGTCAACAATACTGTCCGTTATGGCTAATTATGCACATCCTTCAAATCCTGGCGtttggtcttcttcaattgcaaaATTGTGCCATGCATTGTGCTTACAACTTTATCGGcgtcatcttcaagaaacGAATAAATATCCTCATAaaatgaaatctttgacaGCTCTTCCTTCGTCCATCAAACTCAACGGTGTCATTACTGACAAGATAATCGTGAAGCTCATGAAGGTTATAACGATTGGAACCCAATCACGGAACAACGAGGTCGTGAAAACGTATACTGCTTGTCTTTCGTTGTTGGGATTCATCAATCCTAATGTTGTACTTGATAACGTCATCACAGATATTTACACGTCCTTTGATACTGTCAATTCCTCGCACAGATTGGCTGTGGCACTCAAACAGTGCACTGTTCTGGCCAGATATATGGCAATCACTCCGGTTTATCGCTTACATTTGATCAGACTGATGTCGTTGTTTTTGGAGGCAATTGATTCTAACGACTTGAGTAAATCCTACTTGGCACTTCAGTTTTTTGCGGCAACATCTTTATCGGTTCCTTTTCATGACTTGAGTGGGCAGTCTGAAGCATCCGATGGAGGTATGCTAGCAATGGAATTAACATCGCAACATGTTTCCTACTTAGAATcatgtttcttttctccAGGCGACCATGAAGAGTTTCCGATCGACAAAGAGTTAGAAAGCTTGGCAGTGAAGTCTGCAACATCTTCCTTCACCTTATTTATCAAACAGTTCTTTTCACAGCTAACGAAATTGCTGGAGAACTTACCCAAACCTGATCCAAACACAGACAATATTGAGCTGAAAATTGTAAACTTCATTCCAGTTGCAATTGGTATTATATTTAATTCCCTGTCCATAGACCTTTTTAGAATTTTTGCTAAAGAGTTCCTTGAATACATTTTGGAGAACATCAATCATGAAATTACTGACGTGTACTTGAACATCCTTGCTTGTATCATTAATCGAGATGCTGAGTATCAGGTACCAAAGTTCTATCACAATTTGATTCCAAGAATCAAGCTAGAAATAAATGAAAATGGAGCTGGTAAAATCATTGGCTCTTCAGACGATATTTCTTCACGAGATCGTGCTCTTGCATGGTATGTTTCTTTGCTCGGAGCAACGATGGAAAATGCTCACGAAGAACTATTAAAATTGGCTGACGATGTGCTGGAAATTACTGAATTTATAATGGACGAATGCACTGGAAGTGCTGCCCTTGTTTTTGGTCCCAACTTGTTAACTTCGATCTTATCGACGTTAACCAAATCGTCTATGACcgaaaaacttttgataCCAGCTTATTTGCTCGATAAAATTGACGAATCGTATTGGGGTGCATTTCAATTTGACTACAAAATGAAGTACCTAGAGGACAAAAATTTCACGACTTTCAAATGGTTCCTGCCCACAGAAGAAACCGTTGAATTTGCAGTTAAATTATTGGAAATACACGTGCAAAAGGCATTGAAGAACCTTGAAAATTTAAAAGAAACACATCAGTCAACAGTTTTCCAGAATGAATTTCGGCGAAACGTTTCCTACATTGGTTGGGCATTGTTTGGTGTGGCAGAATTGTTTGACCCTGCTTTCAGCAATGAATCCGATGATAAGCTGGAAAATTTTaaaggaagagaaacaCCTATCACAGTTAGCAGAAATGAAACGCCAGTTGGAAGCTCACCAACTGGCTCAAATGCCAAGGACGAAGATTCCAACTTAGACTGTTTTGAGAACGTACCCATTAGCTCGTACAAGGAGGGGAGCAAAGAGGCCGACGAGGATGAAGAGGGTTCAGAATATGAAGTGTTTTCTAAGGAAAACTCTGTCACCCCTGAAAACGAAACATCTTTAGAAGATTCGCCTTCGGGTATTTGCCCGTCATTGACATCAAGGGATAGTAAGCTATACAGATGCAACTacttttttggagattcCAAGTTTACTAAGGAAAGCAGTCCTTTGTATCATAAGATTCATCAAATAAGACTGTCAATTGGTGAGTCACTTCACGACATTTGCAACTTTTTGATCCAATATCATGAAGCTGACGTAGCCGCTTTCAAATCACTTTCAAGCCTGTTTGCTGTCTATATTTGTGATGTAGGCGTGGACACCTATATTCAAACTGGTAAAACGAAGGATTCATATCGATTTTTGACCTCGTTATATAATCTACCAAGACTTAGAAAACCGTATTCAAGACCGATAATCGGAGAAAGGATAGAATTGTTCCATCAGCAACGGTTATCAACATTTGGTGGTACAAGAATAGTCAATTCTATAGAAAAGCAGTTGGTTCATGATCTGGTACGCCTTTCCATGAGCGTGTACTCTGATATTGGACTTATGGCACAGAATTGTCTCCTGTTGGTCAATAAGAAGTTGATAGGAACTCTGGGTACTATTGTTTCAGGGTTAAACATTGTGAGCAAGGCAATTGATGATAACGATGACCTGAAGATTGAAAggtctctttcttttttctaCCTCAAAGGAGTCCGAAACAAGATACAATCTAACTACGTTGAGCTGACACGATATATCAAGTTATTGTTATTATGTTTGAAGCGAAGCAACTCTATTATATATGACAAAGCGACACACCTTTTCAAGGCAGTTGTGTCAGCCTGGAGTTTACCTTCATCCGTATGCAATTTAGACTTTGAGTTGATCAACAGCATTAAGCCCCCGTCggatctttttgttgaaagcCAAATCAATATACTCAGAATTGCTAAGGAGAGTAAGCGCAAGATTAATGCATTCCACATCCAcaaacttgaaacagaGCTTTATAACTCATATTGGGAGAATGATAAATCATGGCAGATACAGTACctaattttgaaactgctTATTCAGATCGAAAACGAATATGAACACAAAGATTTCAGTTCTGATGTTATAGAGTTGATCATCAACAACTGTAGCAATGAGCATCCTCTACTGAGTGATTTGTGTCTTTGTTCTTCAGTAAGCATTGTGAACAAATTTGTCAATCTTTCATTATATGAGCACAACTTATCGAATATGCATGATGTTGATTACTTGGTTAAAGAATTCACTCGTATTGATACTACCcccaagaaagaaaacgGGAATAATTATATTAATGAATATTTAGCTGAAGTCCACAATCTTGAAAGTCCAAAATACTTTTTTGACAACAAAATAGGCACTAATTCCTTATTTTGGAGTCGAGACTTGATTGCTATAAAAGGCGACAATCTTTCATCAAATGAGCTAGATCTAACtccaaaagaacaagaactCTTCAGACGTTTAGGACAGAATGTGATGAGCAAAGAATGGTTCTACaatattttcaaaactATGGTCCAGGGATTGGAACAGAATCCCAACTTTCGATCGTCGCATGTCTATTTCACAGTTAACGTCATTCAGATGATTGTGAACAACTATGTCCCCGCATCTAAGTTATGTGTTCAGGACATCATCGATCTCATTGACCTGATATATGTTAAGGATGAGAAAGCCACACATGTTTTGACAATGGAGCTCATTATCGGACTGATATTAGGGTACAAGATCGCTGATCAGAAGTATAAAGACATTGTGTGTGAGCAAGTTCTTGGACgctttgaaaagatcattTGCAATGATTTGTCTCCCGACACGTATCCGGTATGGAGTATTTTATCCTGGTGGCTACCGCAACATTTGGATGTCAGGCGGTATCCCAAGATATTTAAGTTCTTTACGGATTTTAAATTTGAGAATACCGATGAACGAAGCAGCTTTGGGACACATTCCCGTTTAGGGCTGCTCAAGTATTTTATTAGCAGTTTGGGAAAAAGATATCCCTTAAACGAAACTACGTTCGACAATTTGATTGGTAATATGAACAGttccttttccaaagttaGAATTCAAGTCTCGTTGATTTTGTCGATGCTCACATTTATTGGAATAGCAAGGAATCCAAGCTCAACTTTTCAGGAGTTTTTAGTGAACGTTAAGAATGATGaggaaaatgttgaaacTCATTTGGGGATTGTGGAACCTTATAAGTCAGCACTCTCTTCATGTTTTGAGAGGATAGAATCATTGAGGAAAGCAACAATTGATATGAATTCTCAAGACGTTGCAAGAAATGATTATATCTACGTTTCCAAGACGTTCATTAAGTATATGGATTCTTTATTTTTCACCCAAGAATCAGCTGCCATTCAAGCCAAGTCTATTGTGCCATATATCCAGTTTCTATTCAAGCTAGATGAAAGAAAGGATGTTTGTTATCTCTCACAGATTTCACCAATGCAGTCATACCTATTGTTACCATTCTCGTTGAGCAACGGCAAACCACTGCAACTtgtccttcaaagtttATTGAACCTACATGATATTTCCCAAGATCCTCTGTGGCATCAGATTCTGTCAATTTTGGACTTTACCAAATCTATTTTCTATTTGAAATACCTAATATTGAATACTGAACAGCACATGGAGCTGGTCAATTTTGTTGCAAAGTTTCTATTCCATGGGAATTCTGAAGTCCGAACATCTGCTGCAAAAGTTCTATCAGGTATGATTCAAACGTTGAGTGATAGCGAGGTAGAGTATCTCATTTCCAATAATTTAGCCGATTATCTGAAGGGGCTTACTGCTGACAAGAAAAAGTATTTGAAACTAAAAACAAAGCCCAAAAGCTCGAAGTCTGAAGATCCGAAGAAGGATCTACCATTACTATTAAACGAGTTGCACGGCTACACCCTTGGAATCGGAAGTTATTTGCAAGCTTTTCCTTATATCTCGCCAATTCCTCCATGGATTCCTCAAAGTTTATCGATTCTTGCTAACAATTCAGTGAGTGTCGAAGGTATCGTTGGGAAAACTgccaaagatcttttgagCACATTTAAGAAGACTAGACAAGATACATGGCATATAGACAGTAAGTTCTTTGGCCAAGATCAACTAGAAGACTTGGAAGGTGttctttggaaaagctATTTCATAtga